A section of the Thermotoga caldifontis AZM44c09 genome encodes:
- the ruvC gene encoding crossover junction endodeoxyribonuclease RuvC yields MKILGLDPGFGTFGYGVIEASKNRLQHVAHGVIITEKDEPIQLRLKNLYHQIKKIVEQYSPDEVAVEQLFFYRNVTTAIAVGEARGVSLLAVVECDVPIFEYTPQMVKKAVTGSGKATKADVQKWVMLLLGLEEKPRPDDAADALAIAICHAHLREFERRFSP; encoded by the coding sequence TTGAAAATACTTGGACTCGACCCCGGTTTTGGCACGTTCGGATACGGCGTCATCGAGGCTTCGAAGAACAGGTTGCAGCACGTTGCTCACGGGGTCATCATCACAGAGAAAGATGAACCTATCCAGTTGAGGTTGAAAAACCTTTACCATCAGATCAAAAAGATCGTCGAACAGTATTCACCGGATGAGGTGGCCGTGGAACAGCTGTTTTTCTACAGAAACGTGACCACAGCGATCGCCGTCGGAGAAGCGCGGGGCGTATCGCTTCTCGCGGTGGTCGAGTGTGACGTTCCGATCTTTGAATACACACCGCAGATGGTCAAAAAGGCCGTCACCGGCAGTGGGAAGGCGACGAAGGCCGACGTTCAGAAGTGGGTCATGCTGTTGCTGGGACTCGAAGAAAAACCGAGGCCGGACGACGCAGCCGACGCGCTCGCGATAGCGATATGCCACGCGCATCTGAGAGAGTTCGAGCGGAGGTTCTCGCCATGA
- the lepA gene encoding translation elongation factor 4, with protein sequence MKDTKFIRNICTIAHIDHGKTTFVDRILEITKTVDPRKMHDQFLDQMDIERERGITIKAQPVKVIYNYDGQDYEINIIDTPGHVDFSYEVSRSMAACEGAVLIVDASQGIEAQTVAHSYLAIENDLDIVPVLNKIDLPNANVEESLQQVVDLLGVSREEVLKMSAKTGEGVEQVLRAIIERVRPPEGDPSKPLKALIFDAKYDKYRGVIVYVRIFDGVLKKKDQILIMSTNRRYEVEEVGVFTPTMVPTDSLGPGEVGYVIAGIKEVSEARVGDTITNALMPAAEPLPGYRDVKPMVYASVFPGLPEYYEELKKSLEKLKLNDWALTFEPTTSPALGFGFRCGFLGLLHMDVVRERLEREFEMSVIMTAPNVEYKVLLRNGQTLIVNDPAKFPDEELIEKVYEPYVRLSIITPTDYMGNIMTHLQNERRATLQHTENAGKNRIIMYFKAPLSEIITDFFDKLKAMSRGYASMDYEMLGFEESEIVKITVLVNREPVDALSTLVHKSKAYAVAKKLVEKLAELIPRHQFEIPIQAKAGGRIIARADIKALRKDVLAKCYGGDVTRKMKLLEKQKEGKKKLREIGQVSIPQEAFLAILKIGEEEK encoded by the coding sequence TTGAAGGACACGAAGTTCATAAGGAACATCTGCACGATCGCCCACATAGACCACGGAAAGACCACTTTCGTCGACAGGATCCTGGAAATAACCAAGACTGTCGATCCAAGGAAGATGCACGATCAGTTCCTCGACCAGATGGACATCGAGAGGGAACGTGGGATCACGATAAAGGCTCAACCCGTCAAGGTGATCTACAACTACGACGGTCAAGATTACGAGATCAACATCATAGACACGCCGGGCCACGTCGACTTCTCCTACGAAGTGAGCAGGAGTATGGCCGCGTGCGAAGGAGCCGTACTCATAGTGGATGCCTCGCAGGGAATAGAGGCGCAGACCGTGGCACACAGCTATCTGGCCATCGAGAACGATCTGGATATAGTGCCGGTGCTCAACAAGATAGACCTTCCGAACGCGAACGTTGAAGAAAGCCTGCAGCAGGTGGTGGACCTGCTCGGAGTCTCCAGGGAAGAAGTGCTCAAAATGAGTGCGAAGACCGGTGAAGGTGTCGAGCAGGTCCTCAGAGCGATCATCGAGAGGGTCAGGCCACCGGAGGGAGATCCAAGCAAACCTTTGAAGGCGCTGATCTTCGACGCGAAGTACGACAAGTACAGGGGAGTCATCGTGTACGTGAGGATCTTCGATGGGGTTCTGAAAAAGAAAGACCAGATACTGATCATGTCGACGAACCGGCGTTACGAAGTCGAGGAAGTGGGTGTCTTCACCCCAACGATGGTTCCGACAGACAGCCTGGGACCCGGCGAGGTCGGTTACGTCATTGCGGGTATAAAAGAGGTTTCCGAAGCCAGGGTCGGTGACACGATAACGAACGCGCTGATGCCCGCAGCCGAACCGTTACCCGGCTATCGCGACGTGAAACCCATGGTCTACGCGAGCGTCTTCCCGGGTCTGCCCGAGTACTACGAGGAGCTGAAAAAATCACTCGAAAAGCTCAAACTGAACGATTGGGCTTTGACCTTCGAACCGACCACATCGCCCGCACTCGGTTTTGGATTCAGGTGTGGCTTTCTCGGACTGCTGCACATGGACGTGGTGAGAGAAAGACTCGAGCGCGAGTTCGAAATGAGCGTGATCATGACGGCTCCCAACGTGGAGTACAAGGTTCTGCTCAGAAACGGTCAGACGCTGATCGTCAACGATCCGGCGAAGTTTCCCGACGAAGAACTCATAGAGAAGGTCTACGAACCCTACGTTCGACTCTCCATCATCACGCCCACCGATTACATGGGTAACATAATGACGCACCTGCAGAACGAGCGGAGGGCCACGCTCCAGCACACCGAGAATGCGGGAAAGAACAGGATCATCATGTATTTCAAAGCACCGCTTTCAGAGATCATCACGGACTTCTTCGACAAACTCAAGGCGATGAGCAGAGGTTACGCATCCATGGACTACGAGATGCTCGGTTTTGAAGAATCCGAAATCGTTAAGATCACGGTCCTGGTGAACAGAGAACCCGTCGACGCCCTCTCGACACTGGTCCACAAGAGCAAGGCCTACGCGGTCGCGAAGAAACTCGTGGAGAAACTCGCGGAACTCATTCCGAGGCATCAGTTCGAGATACCGATCCAGGCCAAAGCGGGGGGACGCATCATCGCGAGGGCGGACATCAAAGCGCTCAGGAAGGACGTGCTCGCCAAGTGTTACGGCGGCGATGTGACCAGGAAGATGAAGCTTTTAGAGAAACAGAAAGAAGGAAAGAAGAAGCTCAGAGAGATCGGTCAGGTGAGCATCCCCCAGGAAGCGTTCCTCGCGATACTGAAAATAGGCGAGGAAGAAAAGTGA
- a CDS encoding P1 family peptidase — protein MRPRFREYGLSFGRLEPGEKNLLSDVAGVRVGHVSIVMDEPTIVRTGVTVIVPSEKIFEKPVTAACAVLNGFGKSAGLMQIEELGQIETPIVLTNTLSVGYAFQGVVELAAKKKRFRTLNPIIGECNDGLLNDILYPAVKPSHVVEAYEKANEAFELGSVGAGTGMVCFGFKGGIGSASRKLKDGHVLGALVLANFGNFEDLTILNKRACEHVKMGVVRKNEGSIVIVLATDVPLDSRQLKRVARHSFLALGMLGSPGHHGSGDVCIAFSTQKGYVSDDRELFDELFRAAVESVYEAVCDALFCAETVEGFLARAEAMPIEWLLDGGRSG, from the coding sequence TTGCGTCCACGCTTCAGAGAGTATGGACTCTCTTTCGGGAGACTGGAGCCTGGAGAGAAGAACCTTCTGAGCGATGTGGCTGGTGTGCGCGTAGGGCACGTCAGTATCGTCATGGACGAACCGACCATCGTTCGCACCGGTGTGACCGTGATCGTGCCGAGTGAGAAGATCTTCGAAAAACCTGTTACTGCGGCGTGCGCCGTTCTGAACGGCTTTGGAAAATCGGCAGGCTTGATGCAGATAGAAGAGCTCGGACAGATAGAAACCCCCATCGTGCTCACGAACACGCTCAGCGTCGGTTATGCGTTTCAGGGTGTGGTCGAACTCGCCGCTAAAAAGAAGAGGTTCAGAACGCTCAATCCGATCATCGGCGAGTGCAACGATGGTTTGCTGAACGACATACTCTATCCCGCGGTGAAACCGTCTCACGTTGTGGAAGCTTACGAAAAAGCTAACGAAGCCTTCGAACTCGGATCCGTCGGTGCCGGTACCGGCATGGTTTGCTTCGGGTTCAAGGGTGGGATCGGCAGCGCCTCGAGGAAACTGAAGGATGGACACGTGCTTGGGGCACTGGTTCTTGCGAACTTTGGTAACTTCGAAGATCTCACGATCCTCAACAAGAGAGCGTGTGAGCACGTCAAAATGGGCGTGGTGAGAAAGAACGAAGGTTCGATCGTGATCGTTCTGGCAACGGACGTTCCACTCGATTCGAGACAGCTGAAAAGGGTTGCGAGGCATTCTTTCCTGGCTCTCGGTATGCTGGGTTCTCCGGGTCATCACGGCAGCGGGGACGTGTGCATAGCGTTCTCGACGCAGAAAGGGTACGTGAGTGATGATAGAGAGCTGTTCGACGAACTCTTCAGGGCTGCGGTGGAAAGCGTCTACGAGGCCGTGTGCGACGCTCTGTTCTGCGCGGAAACCGTCGAAGGTTTTCTGGCCAGGGCGGAAGCGATGCCGATCGAATGGCTCCTGGATGGGGGTAGATCCGGTTGA
- a CDS encoding methylated-DNA--[protein]-cysteine S-methyltransferase, whose protein sequence is MESFCYESVFGPICVKLEEGRVCGIELGERCEGTVKPDQVVVKQLDEYFKGVRTRLDFPVKVSGTEFQLRVWQALRDVPYGSTISYGELAKRLNTSPRAVGQALKRNPLPLYFPCHRVVGKSSLGGFSGGLEWKKNLLALERGERCAGDS, encoded by the coding sequence GTGGAGAGTTTCTGCTACGAATCTGTCTTCGGTCCCATCTGTGTGAAGCTGGAAGAAGGGCGCGTGTGCGGCATAGAGCTCGGTGAAAGATGCGAAGGGACTGTGAAACCGGACCAAGTCGTCGTGAAACAGCTCGACGAATATTTCAAAGGTGTCAGGACCCGGCTGGATTTTCCCGTGAAGGTTAGTGGAACGGAATTCCAGCTCAGAGTCTGGCAGGCTTTGAGGGATGTTCCCTACGGTTCCACGATCAGTTACGGCGAACTTGCGAAGAGGCTCAATACCTCTCCGAGGGCCGTCGGCCAGGCACTCAAACGCAATCCGTTACCTCTGTATTTTCCCTGTCACAGGGTGGTTGGTAAGAGCTCTCTCGGGGGTTTCAGCGGCGGACTCGAATGGAAGAAGAATCTGCTCGCACTCGAGCGTGGTGAAAGATGCGCTGGAGACTCATAG